The Brevibacillus brevis genome contains a region encoding:
- a CDS encoding ABC transporter ATP-binding protein, with protein sequence MIELNDVTFHYGQEDGGHDTETGVKNISLSVKAGHCVVLCGRSGCGKSTIMRLVNGLAPNFYAGRLTGEVSVGGKSPASMLPEERTRLMGVVFQDPRSQFFMETVRDELAFSAENIGMAPDEIRNRMDRQASQLGISHLLDTSLHKLSSGQKQRVAIAAASVLTPPLLLLDEPTANLDASSTQNLIEILSKLKQNGTTLLISEHRLVPFLPVVDLFVCMENGKIARTWTKDEFCQLSHDDVRVYGLRHPDMTLPETAKKREQPEMSESMVEGRGLSYFYKKKNDGITDINISLPQGSVTALTGENGTGKTTLCKILCGLLRERKGTIVRQGRKLSASKRRAVSYLVMQDADYQLYADSVGNEIVLGKILNEELREKVYEAMDAFGLRELRDRHPASLSGGEKQRVTMAAAYCSEAELIVLDEPTSGLDGDGVLKVAAWVKKLAEAGKTVVIITHDQILSKLACDQVVELRHTRDVETIFAEPGIRTTIETANR encoded by the coding sequence GTGATTGAGCTGAACGATGTCACGTTTCATTATGGTCAGGAAGATGGAGGACATGACACGGAGACAGGCGTGAAAAATATCAGCTTATCTGTAAAAGCTGGACATTGTGTCGTGCTATGTGGGCGGTCCGGCTGCGGCAAGAGTACGATTATGAGGCTGGTCAATGGTCTCGCACCCAATTTTTATGCCGGACGTCTCACGGGTGAAGTAAGCGTGGGCGGAAAAAGTCCTGCGAGCATGCTGCCCGAGGAACGTACCCGGCTCATGGGCGTCGTATTTCAAGATCCCCGCAGCCAATTTTTTATGGAAACCGTCCGGGATGAGCTGGCGTTTTCCGCAGAAAACATCGGCATGGCACCAGACGAGATTCGAAACCGGATGGATAGGCAGGCCAGCCAGCTCGGGATTTCCCACTTGCTCGATACCTCTTTACATAAACTGTCCAGCGGGCAAAAGCAACGAGTGGCTATAGCAGCCGCATCCGTTTTGACACCGCCACTTCTTTTGCTGGATGAGCCTACTGCGAATCTGGACGCTTCCTCTACACAAAACCTGATTGAAATCTTAAGCAAGCTCAAGCAAAATGGTACCACTCTGCTCATCAGCGAGCATCGGCTAGTTCCCTTTCTACCCGTTGTCGATTTGTTTGTCTGCATGGAAAATGGCAAAATCGCACGGACGTGGACGAAGGACGAGTTTTGCCAGCTGTCTCATGATGACGTGCGTGTGTACGGTCTGCGTCATCCTGACATGACGCTTCCCGAGACAGCGAAGAAACGTGAGCAGCCAGAGATGTCCGAATCCATGGTGGAAGGAAGAGGGCTTAGCTATTTTTATAAAAAGAAAAACGACGGAATCACCGATATCAACATCTCGCTTCCACAGGGGAGCGTAACAGCGTTGACTGGAGAGAACGGTACGGGCAAGACGACACTATGCAAAATTTTATGCGGTCTTCTTCGTGAGCGAAAAGGAACGATTGTCCGCCAAGGTCGTAAATTGTCCGCCAGCAAAAGACGAGCTGTGAGCTATTTGGTGATGCAGGATGCGGACTACCAGCTCTACGCAGACAGTGTCGGGAACGAAATCGTGTTGGGAAAAATTTTGAATGAAGAGCTCCGCGAAAAGGTGTATGAAGCGATGGATGCTTTCGGTTTGCGCGAGCTTCGCGATCGGCATCCTGCGTCATTATCCGGTGGAGAGAAGCAGCGGGTCACGATGGCAGCCGCTTATTGCTCCGAGGCAGAACTGATCGTGCTGGATGAACCGACAAGCGGACTTGACGGCGATGGAGTGCTAAAGGTAGCCGCATGGGTGAAAAAGCTGGCCGAGGCAGGCAAAACGGTCGTCATTATTACGCATGACCAGATTCTTTCCAAGCTGGCATGTGATCAAGTGGTTGAGCTGAGGCATACCCGAGATGTGGAGACGATTTTTGCGGAGCCAGGGATACGAACAACGATTGAAACTGCCAATCGTTGA
- a CDS encoding DoxX family protein has product MRSQISKTRLWIARIMSGLVILFMLFDGVFKLIQPAPVVEGTLVLGYAEHHIGVIGILALVSTVLYAIPRTAVLGALLLTGFFGGVIATQIRVDAPLFSHTLFAVYLAILMWGGLWLRDEQVRKLLFVAKGEK; this is encoded by the coding sequence ATGCGGAGTCAAATTTCCAAAACCCGTCTGTGGATTGCACGGATTATGAGCGGACTTGTCATTCTTTTTATGCTTTTTGACGGTGTATTCAAACTCATCCAGCCTGCTCCTGTCGTAGAGGGAACCCTCGTACTCGGCTATGCGGAGCATCACATTGGCGTGATCGGCATTCTCGCCCTTGTATCAACGGTGTTGTATGCAATACCACGGACAGCAGTTTTAGGCGCACTTCTGTTGACTGGATTTTTCGGTGGAGTCATTGCTACCCAGATCCGTGTAGATGCGCCACTTTTTTCCCATACGCTGTTTGCTGTCTACCTCGCGATTTTGATGTGGGGCGGATTGTGGCTGCGGGATGAGCAGGTGCGAAAACTGCTTTTTGTTGCAAAAGGGGAAAAGTGA
- a CDS encoding helix-turn-helix domain-containing protein, which produces MKDILTELHTPCLMQCGFYPDDDHGPYNREGLCFSVLPEKGQGSYWTYTRDNLFSISIHDFVFYEDLFLEFQQPKYLSFNYYDSVSGEEFNPYKRLSSGCIRVHIGYNNMYRASYRKNIPIRSTAIEIMPEYYEDYLKSKYPVEYKDLRSSFIAVDGMTNFAELVFLLRQIRNFRGTGIAAKLYYEGKVAEAVSLIVEKAKAHKKTHPTKSISRQDLDGLTAVTAYIDDHFASEIHLEHLARIACMGLTKLKYTFKQVNQCTITEYIQNKRMNHAEQLLTNTDLHINQIAYIVGYHNSSRFSQLFRKSTGLLPNEYRRFTVTTK; this is translated from the coding sequence ATGAAAGATATTTTGACAGAACTACATACGCCGTGTTTAATGCAATGCGGCTTTTATCCTGACGACGACCACGGTCCATACAATCGCGAGGGTCTTTGCTTTTCTGTTTTGCCAGAGAAAGGGCAGGGGAGCTACTGGACTTATACGCGCGACAACCTGTTTTCGATTTCGATCCATGATTTCGTCTTTTACGAGGATTTGTTTCTGGAGTTCCAGCAACCCAAGTACCTGAGCTTCAATTATTACGATTCCGTCTCTGGAGAAGAATTCAACCCGTATAAACGCTTGTCAAGCGGCTGCATCCGCGTCCATATCGGCTATAACAATATGTATCGGGCCAGTTACCGCAAAAACATTCCCATTCGCTCGACGGCTATTGAAATCATGCCGGAGTATTACGAGGATTATTTGAAAAGCAAATATCCAGTAGAGTATAAGGACCTGCGCTCGTCCTTTATTGCAGTAGATGGAATGACGAATTTCGCGGAGCTTGTTTTCTTGCTCAGACAGATACGGAATTTTCGGGGAACGGGAATTGCCGCAAAGCTGTACTACGAGGGGAAAGTCGCAGAAGCAGTATCACTGATCGTGGAAAAGGCCAAAGCACACAAAAAAACGCATCCAACCAAAAGCATATCTCGGCAGGATTTGGACGGCCTGACAGCTGTGACCGCCTACATTGACGATCACTTCGCCTCCGAAATACACTTGGAGCACCTCGCCCGGATTGCCTGCATGGGACTCACCAAGCTGAAATACACCTTTAAGCAAGTGAACCAATGCACCATTACCGAATATATTCAAAACAAGCGAATGAATCACGCCGAGCAACTGCTTACGAACACCGATTTACACATCAATCAGATTGCGTATATCGTGGGCTACCACAACTCCAGTCGCTTCTCCCAGCTGTTTCGCAAGAGCACCGGGCTGTTGCCCAACGAATACCGGAGATTCACGGTTACAACCAAATAG
- a CDS encoding energy-coupling factor transporter transmembrane component T — MKEEAYKKETTRTRRLGPRTHLLVLVIASILAMTVRDDMQVHLLVALSVVYLVWNHLSRKAFQLVVFYCVCMAFVFFMPNALALGTMKLIVYTMVRMMPVIMIGTVLIYTPPGSIMSAFEKMYVPKPILVMICILIRFFPVVILEMKAIRDGIRARGIFPHWYSVYKHPAMAYECFFMPLVVRCLKLSSELASSAELRGIECTNARTSIYPVGFKTMDGIVVGVYALIGSAIYWTGGMIS, encoded by the coding sequence ATGAAGGAAGAAGCATATAAAAAAGAAACAACTCGTACGAGACGTCTCGGTCCTAGAACGCATCTGTTGGTGCTGGTAATAGCGAGTATTTTGGCCATGACCGTTCGTGATGATATGCAGGTGCATTTACTGGTGGCACTAAGTGTAGTGTACTTGGTATGGAATCACCTGTCCAGAAAGGCGTTTCAACTGGTCGTGTTCTATTGCGTGTGCATGGCTTTTGTGTTTTTCATGCCGAATGCGTTGGCATTGGGAACGATGAAGCTCATTGTCTACACGATGGTGAGAATGATGCCTGTCATCATGATCGGCACGGTTCTGATCTATACGCCTCCTGGCAGTATCATGAGTGCCTTTGAGAAGATGTATGTCCCCAAACCGATTTTGGTGATGATTTGTATTTTGATCCGTTTTTTCCCTGTAGTCATTTTGGAAATGAAAGCGATTCGTGACGGTATCCGCGCCAGAGGGATTTTTCCGCATTGGTACAGTGTATATAAGCATCCGGCCATGGCCTACGAATGTTTTTTTATGCCGTTGGTCGTCCGCTGCCTGAAGCTGTCGTCAGAACTGGCGTCGTCTGCTGAGCTCCGCGGTATCGAGTGCACAAACGCGCGGACCTCTATCTATCCAGTTGGCTTCAAGACCATGGATGGCATCGTCGTCGGGGTGTATGCGCTGATCGGCTCGGCAATTTACTGGACGGGAGGGATGATTTCGTGA
- a CDS encoding tellurite resistance TerB family protein, producing MGLFDMFKTDKGEEMTPHFGFACSLLYMMKSDGEMDHEEIGQLLAVLGGEESNGVIGVGANNRQLLDNAMKYTRNNSIEKFLSEVTPLLTDAQKMCILVNLIDSSLADGQPEREEQELFGKFLTAFGISEDRFRPFFEVIVLKNDRGVFVNQNHPKNQPGYRVTLPV from the coding sequence GTGGGCTTGTTTGATATGTTTAAGACGGACAAAGGGGAAGAAATGACCCCTCATTTTGGATTCGCATGTTCCTTGCTCTATATGATGAAATCGGATGGAGAAATGGACCACGAGGAAATCGGTCAATTGCTCGCTGTATTGGGCGGTGAAGAAAGCAACGGCGTGATTGGTGTAGGTGCGAATAACAGACAGTTGCTCGATAACGCAATGAAATATACACGCAATAACTCTATCGAGAAATTCCTGAGCGAAGTAACGCCATTGCTCACAGATGCTCAAAAAATGTGCATCCTGGTTAACCTGATCGATTCCTCCCTGGCAGATGGCCAACCTGAGCGTGAAGAGCAAGAGCTGTTTGGCAAGTTCTTGACTGCGTTTGGTATTTCGGAAGATCGTTTCCGTCCATTCTTTGAAGTAATCGTGTTGAAAAATGACCGTGGTGTGTTCGTGAATCAAAACCATCCAAAGAACCAACCAGGTTACAGAGTTACACTTCCTGTTTAA
- a CDS encoding uridine kinase family protein, giving the protein MFGQLLDAIAQRSKKSTTLLIGIDGGGGAGKSTLAEKIKVACDDVTIVHMDDFYLPSSQRIDTKPANKPIGADFDWERLASQVLEPLLQEKTGRYQRYDWETDTLAEWHAVPVGGIVIVEGVYAIRRELATHYDLTIWIETPRSTRLLRGLERDGEAARDLWENQWMVAEDLYREQHEPHKRADFIIDGTP; this is encoded by the coding sequence ATGTTCGGGCAACTGCTAGACGCAATCGCGCAACGCTCGAAGAAGAGCACTACACTGCTCATTGGGATTGATGGTGGTGGAGGCGCTGGGAAAAGCACTTTGGCTGAAAAAATAAAAGTGGCTTGCGATGACGTGACGATTGTTCACATGGATGATTTCTACTTGCCGTCTTCGCAGCGAATCGACACAAAGCCCGCTAACAAACCGATAGGGGCGGATTTTGACTGGGAGCGTCTGGCTAGCCAAGTGCTGGAACCGCTCCTCCAGGAAAAAACGGGACGCTATCAACGGTATGATTGGGAGACGGACACATTAGCCGAGTGGCACGCCGTTCCGGTCGGAGGAATTGTAATCGTGGAAGGAGTATACGCGATTCGAAGGGAACTGGCCACGCATTACGATCTGACGATTTGGATCGAGACACCAAGAAGCACGAGGCTGTTGAGAGGGCTTGAGCGAGACGGGGAAGCAGCCCGTGATCTATGGGAAAATCAATGGATGGTGGCAGAAGATTTGTACCGAGAGCAACACGAACCGCATAAGAGAGCGGACTTCATTATTGATGGAACCCCGTGA